One Microbacter margulisiae genomic window carries:
- a CDS encoding LA_2272 family surface repeat-containing protein → MRKIISALLLSFSLISWGQSHKTAINFSVWDPLATLPVSYHQPAVLSLGIPESKTSSLSGLSVNFLNTVNYGVMNGVQITGIYSRIDSIARGFTFTGIYNIQRNNFSGVAASGLMSINKGMFQGLQVSNVQNIEITDLEGLQIAGFMNVVGGTLHGGQMTAGINVAQSIQSSIQIAGLVNFSLHDSKGIQIGGLVNVATSLKGAQIGLLNFTKKLQGVQIGAINYSADTNAVKIGLVSVSPRTQIRPIVFWSNISTYNAGVRFMNRYTYSIIGFGTPYDPIHFASSGLIFYRLGVYHTVRRLTLSGDLGISYLLFFSTSHGDSGISGEGRINVEYALNQWLSIIASGGYTKRKYFFGSRTTQMKPIAEVGIILPNILNYRSLK, encoded by the coding sequence ATGCGAAAAATTATTTCAGCTTTATTATTGTCATTTTCTCTCATTAGTTGGGGACAATCTCATAAAACGGCCATTAATTTTTCAGTCTGGGATCCTCTGGCAACTCTCCCGGTTTCATACCATCAACCAGCCGTGCTTTCATTGGGGATTCCTGAATCAAAAACAAGTTCATTAAGCGGTTTATCAGTGAATTTCCTAAACACAGTTAACTATGGAGTAATGAACGGAGTGCAGATAACAGGTATCTATTCACGGATTGACAGTATAGCTCGAGGATTTACATTTACCGGCATTTACAATATTCAGCGAAATAATTTTTCAGGTGTTGCTGCAAGTGGCTTAATGAGTATCAACAAAGGAATGTTTCAAGGCCTACAAGTATCCAATGTTCAAAATATAGAAATCACTGATTTAGAAGGACTACAAATTGCTGGATTTATGAATGTGGTGGGTGGCACTCTTCATGGAGGACAAATGACGGCAGGCATTAACGTAGCACAATCCATCCAGTCATCCATACAAATAGCGGGATTAGTGAATTTCAGTCTTCACGATTCAAAAGGAATACAAATTGGAGGATTAGTCAATGTGGCAACGTCATTAAAAGGTGCTCAGATCGGATTATTGAATTTCACGAAAAAGTTACAGGGAGTACAAATCGGAGCCATCAATTATTCTGCTGATACCAATGCCGTGAAAATAGGATTAGTATCCGTATCACCCCGAACCCAAATACGACCCATTGTTTTTTGGAGTAATATATCCACTTACAATGCCGGAGTAAGGTTCATGAATCGCTATACTTATTCCATTATTGGATTTGGCACACCTTATGATCCAATCCATTTTGCTTCATCTGGTCTTATTTTTTATCGGCTGGGGGTTTATCACACCGTAAGGCGCCTGACATTAAGTGGAGATTTAGGCATTAGTTATTTGTTGTTTTTTTCAACTTCTCATGGGGACAGCGGCATTTCCGGCGAAGGAAGAATTAATGTTGAATATGCGCTGAATCAATGGCTATCCATTATCGCATCTGGGGGTTATACAAAAAGAAAATATTTCTTTGGTAGCCGGACAACTCAAATGAAGCCAATAGCCGAAGTTGGAATTATTCTTCCCAACATATTAAATTATAGATCATTAAAATAA
- the der gene encoding ribosome biogenesis GTPase Der: MSNLVAIVGRPNVGKSTLFNRLTKSRRAIVTEEAGTTRDRQYGKVEWNGREFSLIDTGGWVQTSTDVFEEEIKRQVLIAMEEADLLLFMVDILSGITDLDMEIANMLRRVSKPLILVSNKADNFELNPQAAEFYKFGLGEPFVISAVNGTGTGDLLDEIMSQLHDQQAEIVEENIPRFAVVGRPNAGKSSLVNVLMGEERTLVTDIPGTTRDSIYSRYNKFEHDFYLVDTAGIRKKSKVVEDLEYYSVVRAIRAIENSDVCILMIDATRGIESQDLNIFSLIQKNKKGMVACVNKWDLIEDKSSKDIKQIESSIRERLSPFVDFPIIFTSAITKQRIFKVIETADAVYHNKTRRVSTHDLNDFFLPLIENYPPPALKGKYIKIKYVTQLPDTQVPTFVFFANLPQYVKDPYLRFLENKLRSKWNFSGTPVQLFMRQK; this comes from the coding sequence ATGAGCAATTTAGTAGCTATAGTAGGACGTCCAAATGTGGGGAAATCTACATTATTCAATCGTTTAACAAAATCCCGCCGCGCCATTGTCACTGAAGAGGCTGGTACTACGAGGGATAGACAATATGGAAAAGTAGAATGGAACGGACGTGAATTTTCATTAATTGATACTGGAGGCTGGGTTCAAACTTCAACTGATGTTTTTGAAGAAGAAATTAAACGTCAGGTGCTTATCGCAATGGAAGAAGCTGATTTGCTGCTTTTCATGGTGGATATATTAAGTGGAATTACAGATCTTGATATGGAAATTGCCAATATGTTGCGACGGGTTTCGAAGCCTCTTATTCTGGTCTCAAATAAAGCAGACAATTTTGAATTGAATCCTCAGGCTGCTGAATTTTACAAATTTGGGTTGGGTGAACCTTTTGTTATCTCTGCTGTTAATGGAACCGGTACAGGTGATTTGTTGGATGAAATTATGTCTCAATTGCATGATCAACAGGCAGAAATAGTAGAGGAAAATATCCCCCGTTTTGCTGTGGTTGGTCGTCCCAACGCTGGAAAATCTTCTTTAGTCAATGTGTTGATGGGAGAGGAACGTACTTTAGTGACAGATATTCCCGGCACTACACGTGATTCGATTTATTCCCGTTATAACAAATTTGAACATGATTTTTATCTGGTTGATACGGCCGGCATCCGCAAAAAGAGCAAAGTGGTAGAAGACCTTGAGTATTATTCGGTTGTGAGGGCCATTCGGGCTATTGAAAATTCTGACGTTTGTATTCTCATGATTGATGCCACTCGTGGTATAGAAAGCCAGGATCTGAATATTTTTTCATTGATTCAGAAAAATAAAAAAGGGATGGTGGCTTGCGTCAACAAATGGGATTTGATAGAAGACAAGTCATCGAAGGATATTAAACAAATTGAGTCGTCAATACGCGAACGATTATCGCCTTTTGTGGATTTTCCGATTATTTTTACTTCAGCGATTACGAAACAGCGTATCTTTAAAGTAATAGAGACGGCAGATGCTGTGTATCACAACAAAACACGTAGGGTTTCGACTCACGATCTGAATGATTTCTTTTTGCCTTTAATTGAAAATTATCCACCTCCTGCGTTGAAAGGGAAATATATTAAAATTAAATATGTAACTCAACTTCCTGATACACAGGTGCCAACCTTTGTGTTTTTTGCCAATTTACCACAATACGTCAAAGACCCCTATCTGCGTTTCCTGGAAAATAAGCTTCGGTCTAAATGGAATTTCTCCGGTACTCCGGTTCAACTATTCATGCGACAGAAATAG
- a CDS encoding DUF3943 domain-containing protein, with the protein MRGILIFLLCACFDIGYAQVADTIHYQLPDYADSIQSTVQKLKKKPILAAAETFGLNMVVWDADYLSGQDFAKINLSTMHNNLKTGFMWDNDNMSTNLFLHPYSGSLSFTSARANGMNFWQSLPFSAGGSLMWECFMENQPPSTNDFLATTFGGAMLGEILYRLSNSVYDDSKTGSARVLSELAGFIFTPMVEFNRIISGEAFRVRHRPQNTIPALPPVHLYLNWGGRFISERSHLFQGSYGLAFGLRTVYGDPFDESNYKPYDWFTFNLELNVGGAQPVLNTANAVGLIWGKHVDMPRNQDAVIGIYQHFNFYDSDPIAVSGSEIKPYQVAETVSFGPGMLYKLNTENNRMQFVIKSFTSLVLLGATYTDHLKLPDREYNMGQGFSINLDANLAMQKIGDFGIKIYNLNLYTWKGYPLNVDYMHQTEEQNNYLNTEGDKGHSNLFIITPTLNLQLSPSLSLMIEQRRFIRIAHYVYYPNMTYATFDSRVTLQYKF; encoded by the coding sequence ATGCGGGGAATATTGATTTTTCTATTATGCGCCTGTTTTGACATCGGGTATGCTCAGGTAGCTGATACTATACATTATCAGCTACCTGATTATGCAGATTCAATTCAAAGCACAGTACAGAAACTCAAGAAAAAACCAATACTCGCTGCTGCCGAAACTTTTGGATTGAACATGGTGGTTTGGGACGCCGATTATTTATCAGGACAGGATTTTGCCAAGATAAACCTCTCCACCATGCATAATAACTTAAAAACAGGATTCATGTGGGATAATGACAACATGTCCACCAATCTGTTTTTACATCCTTATTCCGGTAGTTTATCATTTACTTCTGCACGAGCCAATGGAATGAACTTTTGGCAATCACTGCCTTTTTCAGCCGGAGGTAGTTTAATGTGGGAATGCTTTATGGAGAATCAACCACCTTCGACAAATGATTTTTTGGCCACAACATTCGGAGGAGCCATGTTGGGTGAAATACTTTACAGGTTGTCAAACTCGGTTTATGACGATAGCAAAACAGGGTCAGCACGTGTCTTGAGTGAATTGGCAGGATTTATCTTTACGCCAATGGTAGAATTTAATCGAATTATCTCAGGAGAGGCATTCAGGGTAAGGCATCGCCCACAAAATACAATTCCGGCATTACCACCGGTACATTTATACCTGAATTGGGGAGGAAGATTTATATCAGAACGGAGTCACCTCTTTCAGGGAAGTTATGGGTTAGCATTTGGGCTTCGAACAGTTTACGGTGACCCTTTTGATGAGTCAAACTATAAACCGTACGATTGGTTTACTTTTAATTTAGAACTAAATGTCGGAGGAGCACAACCTGTATTAAACACAGCCAATGCAGTGGGACTAATCTGGGGAAAACACGTTGACATGCCCAGAAATCAGGATGCTGTTATAGGCATTTATCAACATTTTAATTTTTACGATTCCGATCCAATTGCTGTCAGCGGCTCAGAGATAAAACCATATCAGGTGGCTGAAACCGTCTCTTTTGGACCGGGAATGCTTTATAAACTGAATACAGAAAACAACCGAATGCAGTTTGTGATAAAAAGTTTCACAAGCCTTGTACTGCTAGGAGCCACATACACAGATCATTTAAAGCTTCCTGACCGTGAATATAATATGGGGCAGGGATTTAGTATCAATTTAGATGCTAATTTAGCGATGCAAAAAATAGGGGATTTTGGGATCAAAATCTACAATCTAAATCTCTATACATGGAAAGGTTATCCACTAAACGTAGATTACATGCACCAGACAGAAGAACAAAATAACTATCTAAACACCGAAGGAGACAAAGGACATAGCAACCTGTTTATTATTACTCCTACATTAAATCTACAGTTATCGCCTTCGCTCAGTTTAATGATCGAACAACGTCGTTTTATTCGTATCGCCCATTATGTTTATTATCCTAATATGACTTATGCAACTTTTGACTCCAGGGTCACGCTTCAATATAAATTCTAA
- a CDS encoding M28 family peptidase, producing the protein MKLIAFGASLAIIFLISCSSAAKSNQQTDQQQTVSVPQFNADSAYLYVKTQVDFGPRVPNTKAHDKCAVYLVKQMERFGAKVIQQKADLKMFDGTILHSDNIIASFNPAAKTRILLCAHWDSRPFCDHDSNPANYHKPVLGANDGASGVGVLMEVARQLGKQLPSVGVDIIFLDSEDVGTPEFDKGPEDDNSWCLGTQYWAKHLIPSNYHAKFGILLDMVGAPNAKFYKEQVSMDHAPDIVEKVWDQAKEYGFSGYFVDQMGGAITDDHLFINQLTGIPCIDIIQEDMNSSTGFAPYWHTTHDTMDNIDRTTLLAVGETLLGVVYNERP; encoded by the coding sequence ATGAAACTAATTGCTTTTGGCGCCTCTTTAGCCATCATTTTTTTAATTAGTTGTTCTTCGGCAGCAAAATCAAACCAGCAAACCGATCAACAACAAACAGTTAGTGTACCTCAGTTTAATGCAGATTCAGCATATCTCTATGTCAAAACTCAGGTAGATTTTGGGCCCCGAGTCCCTAATACAAAAGCACATGACAAATGTGCAGTCTATTTAGTCAAACAAATGGAACGGTTTGGAGCAAAAGTAATTCAGCAGAAAGCTGATTTAAAGATGTTTGACGGAACAATATTACATTCTGACAATATCATTGCCAGCTTTAATCCTGCTGCAAAAACGCGCATTTTGTTATGTGCCCACTGGGATAGCCGCCCTTTTTGCGATCATGACTCAAATCCGGCGAATTATCACAAACCTGTGTTAGGAGCCAATGATGGAGCAAGCGGAGTTGGAGTTTTAATGGAAGTTGCACGACAACTTGGAAAACAATTGCCTAGTGTTGGCGTTGACATTATTTTCCTCGACTCAGAAGATGTAGGAACACCTGAGTTTGATAAAGGGCCAGAAGACGATAATTCATGGTGCCTTGGCACTCAATATTGGGCAAAACACCTTATACCATCCAATTATCATGCTAAATTCGGAATTTTACTCGATATGGTAGGAGCTCCGAATGCAAAATTCTACAAAGAACAAGTTTCGATGGATCACGCACCCGATATTGTAGAAAAAGTGTGGGATCAAGCTAAGGAATATGGATTTTCAGGTTACTTTGTTGATCAGATGGGAGGAGCAATCACAGATGATCATTTATTTATCAACCAATTAACTGGAATTCCATGTATTGACATCATTCAGGAGGATATGAACAGTTCTACCGGATTTGCACCCTATTGGCACACGACTCACGATACGATGGATAATATCGATCGTACGACTTTATTAGCGGTAGGAGAAACGCTTTTGGGAGTGGTGTACAATGAACGACCCTAA
- a CDS encoding polyprenyl synthetase family protein → MNDIAAIKQPVLAEFQQFESAFADAFESDNHTLKEVYVYVLNNVGKQVRPLLTLLCSQICGGITDTTIQAGVALELMHTASLLHDDVIDEAEQRRGKPSVHSRWGNKAAILSGDYLLASSFLVSTTINHPQIWRILASVGKQLAVGELLQQDSTITVENQWSEANYFDVINNKTAQLFAACCQIGALGANAPKTQVLAMKEFGQNIGLIFQIKDDIFDYFDSAEIGKPTGNDLKEGKITLPLLHALSQVSEDESNAMMNNIRKVFLEHNESLIPTIQKFARSNGGIRYAEEQMDLFHQKALDALSIFEESKEKASLLATLQFVSDRTY, encoded by the coding sequence ATGAATGACATAGCAGCCATTAAACAACCTGTCTTAGCTGAATTCCAACAATTCGAATCCGCTTTTGCAGATGCGTTTGAGTCTGACAACCATACTCTTAAAGAAGTTTACGTTTACGTGCTTAACAACGTAGGGAAACAGGTACGCCCGCTCTTAACGCTCTTATGTAGTCAGATATGCGGGGGCATTACAGACACAACTATCCAGGCTGGCGTAGCACTTGAATTAATGCATACCGCCAGCCTTTTGCACGATGACGTAATTGATGAAGCAGAACAACGCCGCGGGAAACCGTCAGTACACTCACGTTGGGGCAATAAAGCAGCCATTTTGTCGGGCGATTATTTACTCGCAAGCAGCTTTTTAGTATCAACAACGATCAATCACCCTCAAATATGGAGAATTCTGGCTTCCGTTGGCAAACAACTAGCAGTTGGAGAGTTGCTCCAACAAGACAGCACAATTACCGTTGAGAATCAATGGAGTGAAGCCAATTATTTTGATGTGATTAACAACAAAACAGCGCAATTATTTGCTGCATGTTGCCAAATAGGAGCTCTAGGAGCCAACGCTCCAAAAACGCAAGTACTTGCCATGAAAGAATTTGGACAAAATATCGGCTTAATATTCCAAATCAAAGATGATATTTTCGATTATTTCGATAGCGCTGAGATTGGTAAGCCAACAGGCAACGATTTAAAAGAAGGAAAAATTACCCTGCCATTGCTTCATGCTCTTTCTCAGGTCTCTGAAGATGAGAGCAATGCAATGATGAATAATATCCGAAAAGTCTTTTTAGAACACAATGAGTCATTAATACCTACTATTCAAAAATTTGCGAGATCAAATGGAGGAATACGTTATGCGGAAGAACAAATGGATCTTTTCCACCAAAAAGCCTTAGATGCTTTATCCATATTTGAAGAATCAAAAGAAAAAGCTTCCCTACTGGCGACATTGCAATTTGTTTCTGACCGCACGTACTAA
- a CDS encoding lipopolysaccharide biosynthesis protein, with amino-acid sequence MSKLVRLAKDTAIYGVSSIAGKVLNWLLVPLYAYVLTNTADYGIVTNLYGWTALLLVVLTYGMETGFFRFANKQENKAEEVYGTILSSVGSTSLVFAIITVIFAAPFANMLGYHKHPEFIAMLGVVVAMDAFSAIPFAYLRYKNRPYMFAGLKMVMIFVNIFFNLFFLIACPWLQHHHPGSISWFYRSDYGVGYIFVANLISTVVALLCLLPFVIHIKFRLNWPLLKQILSYSFPLLLLGIAGIMNQTIDKILFPVIYPNHVEGMKLLGIYGACSKVAMVMMMFTQAFRFAYEPFVFAQHKDSNSKAAYSDAMKYFIIFALMLVLSMTFYLDVLKYIIGPEYRQGLAVVPIVLGSYLFQGIFFNLSLWYKLIDKTIWGAIFSGIGFIITLSLNILLVPSMYYFGSAWAAFSAYFVIAILSYFYGQKYFPIDYQLKVIGKYFLLAAVLFVLGWFVKFHFIIITLAFRTVLLAIFVRYAVKHDFPLNKMPYINKFFK; translated from the coding sequence ATGAGTAAATTAGTCAGATTGGCAAAAGACACGGCAATTTATGGCGTAAGTAGTATTGCCGGCAAAGTGTTGAATTGGCTTTTGGTTCCGCTGTATGCTTATGTATTGACCAATACCGCTGATTATGGCATAGTGACTAATTTGTATGGCTGGACGGCTTTATTGCTGGTCGTTTTGACGTATGGTATGGAAACCGGATTTTTCCGATTTGCCAACAAACAGGAAAACAAAGCGGAAGAAGTCTATGGAACTATTCTTTCGAGTGTAGGGTCGACATCATTAGTGTTCGCAATTATAACAGTGATTTTTGCCGCTCCTTTTGCTAACATGTTGGGGTACCATAAACATCCTGAGTTCATTGCTATGTTGGGAGTGGTGGTTGCGATGGATGCTTTTAGCGCTATTCCTTTTGCTTACTTGCGATATAAAAACAGGCCATACATGTTCGCCGGATTAAAAATGGTGATGATCTTTGTCAATATCTTTTTTAATCTTTTCTTTTTGATAGCATGCCCGTGGCTTCAGCACCATCATCCAGGTTCGATCAGTTGGTTTTATCGTTCGGATTATGGAGTAGGATACATTTTTGTAGCTAATCTGATCTCTACAGTTGTTGCTCTACTCTGCTTGTTGCCTTTTGTAATTCATATCAAGTTTCGATTGAATTGGCCTTTATTGAAACAGATTCTGAGTTATTCCTTCCCTCTATTGTTGTTGGGCATAGCAGGCATAATGAATCAAACGATTGATAAAATATTGTTTCCGGTGATCTATCCAAATCATGTAGAAGGCATGAAATTACTGGGTATTTATGGTGCTTGCTCTAAAGTTGCGATGGTGATGATGATGTTTACTCAGGCTTTCCGTTTTGCATACGAGCCATTTGTTTTTGCCCAACACAAGGATAGTAACAGCAAGGCCGCCTATTCAGATGCCATGAAATATTTCATTATCTTTGCTTTAATGCTGGTATTATCCATGACATTTTATCTTGACGTGCTGAAATATATTATTGGCCCGGAATATCGTCAGGGATTGGCAGTTGTTCCTATTGTACTTGGTTCCTATTTGTTTCAGGGAATTTTTTTCAATCTTTCTTTATGGTATAAACTTATTGACAAGACGATTTGGGGAGCGATTTTTTCAGGTATCGGCTTTATAATTACCTTATCTCTAAATATCTTGTTAGTACCTTCAATGTATTATTTTGGTTCAGCTTGGGCTGCATTTTCGGCTTATTTCGTTATTGCAATACTTTCTTATTTTTATGGACAAAAGTATTTTCCAATCGATTATCAACTGAAAGTCATAGGAAAATATTTCCTGCTGGCTGCTGTTTTATTTGTACTGGGCTGGTTTGTGAAGTTTCATTTCATAATAATTACTTTAGCATTTCGGACTGTGTTGCTGGCTATTTTTGTCAGATACGCTGTTAAGCATGACTTCCCTTTGAATAAAATGCCGTATATCAATAAATTTTTTAAATGA
- a CDS encoding glycosyltransferase family 4 protein yields the protein MMIIGFDAKRAFWNRRGLGNYSRDLIRLMQQYFPDNQYVLFTPKRKNAPFNPDSQGAVSVQPSALIDRMMPSLWRSLTMNRDIRRQHVDIYHGLSQELPFGIHAAAVKTVVTIHDAIFIRYPELYDSVYRTVFTQKNRYSCHVSDRIVAISEQTKHDCIEFFGADEDKIDVVYQGCSSVFRDTVTADEINQVRHKYGLPKQFLLSVGAIERRKNMGIILDAIYKGNIDMPLVIVGGKTAYFAELAKKIASYSLQNRVLFLHQAAFADFPAIYHAASCMIYPSLFEGFGLPILEALCTELPVITSKGGCFDETGGDAAFYIDPLNVDELVDAIQQVLSDSILQKDMKKKGLHHAELFTDEHVAHNMMQVYSKLV from the coding sequence ATGATGATCATTGGATTTGATGCTAAACGTGCTTTTTGGAATCGACGCGGACTGGGAAACTACAGCCGTGATCTGATTCGTCTGATGCAACAATACTTTCCTGATAATCAGTATGTGTTGTTTACTCCTAAAAGAAAAAATGCTCCCTTTAATCCTGATAGCCAAGGTGCAGTTTCTGTTCAACCTTCTGCTTTGATTGATCGAATGATGCCTTCTTTGTGGAGATCGTTGACAATGAATCGTGATATCAGGCGTCAGCATGTGGATATTTACCATGGATTAAGCCAGGAATTACCTTTTGGGATTCATGCTGCTGCTGTAAAAACAGTAGTGACAATCCATGATGCTATTTTTATTCGGTATCCGGAACTGTATGATTCGGTATACCGTACGGTTTTTACTCAAAAAAATCGTTATAGTTGTCATGTTTCCGATCGTATTGTGGCTATTAGCGAACAGACAAAACACGATTGTATAGAATTTTTTGGTGCTGATGAAGATAAAATTGATGTTGTTTATCAGGGCTGTAGCTCAGTCTTCAGAGATACAGTTACTGCTGATGAAATCAATCAGGTACGTCATAAATATGGGTTACCCAAACAGTTTCTGCTGTCAGTTGGAGCCATTGAACGTAGAAAAAATATGGGTATAATTTTAGATGCCATTTATAAGGGCAATATCGATATGCCTTTGGTAATCGTCGGAGGCAAGACTGCTTATTTTGCTGAATTAGCGAAAAAAATAGCTTCATATTCTCTGCAGAATCGTGTTCTTTTTTTACATCAGGCCGCATTTGCTGATTTTCCTGCTATCTATCATGCCGCCTCTTGTATGATATATCCTTCTTTATTTGAAGGGTTTGGCTTGCCTATCCTTGAAGCATTATGTACTGAACTCCCTGTTATTACATCCAAAGGCGGTTGTTTTGATGAAACAGGGGGAGATGCTGCGTTTTACATTGATCCTTTGAATGTTGATGAGTTGGTTGATGCCATTCAACAGGTTTTATCTGATTCGATATTGCAAAAAGACATGAAAAAAAAAGGCTTGCACCATGCAGAACTGTTCACGGATGAACATGTAGCTCACAATATGATGCAAGTGTACTCCAAATTGGTCTAA
- the ruvB gene encoding Holliday junction branch migration DNA helicase RuvB — translation MPMDTFDIRSSQLHNETDKEYENALRPLSFNDFNGQRKIIENLSIFVQAARLRGESLDHVLLHGPPGLGKTTLSNIIANELGVGLKMTSGPVLDKPGDLAGLLTSLEPNEVLFIDEIHRLSPIVEEYLYSAMEDYRIDIMIDKGPSARSIQLALNPFTLVGATTRSGLLTSPLRARFGINFHLEYYDDGVLIKIIQRSAAILRVTCSHEAAAEIASRSRGTPRIANALLRRVRDFAQVKGDGAIDHSIACYALEALNIDQYGLDEIDNKILLTIIDKFQGGPVGLSTIATALSEDQGTIEEVYEPFLIKEGFLKRTPRGREVTELAYQHLGRTRQPDQPLLF, via the coding sequence ATGCCGATGGATACATTTGATATTCGAAGTTCACAGCTTCATAACGAGACTGATAAAGAGTATGAAAATGCTTTGCGTCCGCTTTCGTTTAATGATTTCAATGGTCAGCGTAAGATTATTGAAAATTTGTCCATTTTCGTGCAGGCTGCCCGTTTGCGTGGCGAATCTCTTGATCATGTTCTGCTACATGGCCCCCCCGGGTTAGGTAAAACCACCCTTTCAAACATTATTGCAAACGAACTTGGGGTTGGTTTGAAAATGACTTCTGGCCCGGTGCTCGATAAACCTGGTGATTTGGCTGGGTTACTTACTTCTTTGGAACCCAATGAGGTTTTGTTTATCGATGAGATACACCGTCTTAGCCCTATTGTTGAAGAGTATCTATATTCAGCAATGGAGGATTATCGGATTGATATTATGATTGATAAAGGGCCAAGTGCCCGATCAATCCAGTTGGCTCTTAATCCATTTACATTAGTTGGAGCAACTACACGGAGCGGCTTATTGACCAGTCCGTTGCGGGCGCGTTTTGGCATTAATTTTCATTTAGAGTATTATGATGATGGTGTCCTGATTAAAATTATCCAGCGTTCGGCAGCAATTCTACGTGTGACCTGTTCTCATGAAGCGGCTGCTGAAATAGCTTCCCGCAGTCGCGGAACTCCTCGTATTGCCAACGCTCTGCTGCGTCGCGTCCGGGATTTTGCGCAGGTAAAGGGTGATGGTGCCATTGATCATTCCATAGCCTGTTATGCGCTTGAAGCTTTGAATATTGATCAATATGGATTGGATGAAATTGATAATAAAATTCTTTTGACTATCATAGATAAATTTCAGGGAGGCCCGGTTGGACTTTCCACCATTGCAACTGCATTAAGTGAAGATCAGGGTACAATCGAGGAAGTCTATGAACCTTTTCTGATCAAGGAAGGTTTCTTGAAAAGGACTCCACGTGGCAGAGAAGTTACAGAGCTTGCATATCAACATTTGGGACGAACCAGACAGCCTGACCAGCCGTTGCTTTTCTAA
- a CDS encoding SPOR domain-containing protein yields the protein MSKLAFQRILPVILLFCLFGQPVMPQQLLSVLASPDTLTHAKVIIYQSKKITDLVFKDKMPEGSQTPEVIASYVPSKQVPGFRVQVFSSSMPRTAKNKAFSMQDAVLEAMPNTPVYVIFNSPFWKVRVGNCKTRNEAKSLEEEISKALPQVQQDLYIVRDSIFLNSK from the coding sequence ATGAGTAAGCTTGCTTTTCAAAGGATTTTGCCGGTCATCTTGCTTTTTTGCTTGTTTGGACAACCGGTTATGCCTCAACAGTTATTGTCGGTGCTTGCTTCGCCTGATACTCTGACTCATGCAAAGGTAATCATCTATCAATCAAAAAAAATCACTGACTTAGTATTCAAAGATAAAATGCCTGAAGGATCGCAAACGCCGGAAGTCATAGCTTCGTATGTTCCGTCTAAACAAGTACCTGGTTTTCGAGTACAGGTTTTTTCCAGTAGTATGCCAAGAACTGCTAAAAATAAGGCGTTTTCGATGCAAGATGCTGTTTTGGAAGCTATGCCAAATACGCCGGTTTATGTGATTTTTAATTCACCTTTTTGGAAAGTGCGGGTAGGAAACTGTAAAACCAGAAATGAAGCTAAGTCCTTAGAAGAAGAAATATCAAAAGCATTACCTCAGGTGCAGCAAGATTTATACATTGTTCGCGATTCAATTTTTCTAAATAGTAAGTAG